In Miscanthus floridulus cultivar M001 chromosome 5, ASM1932011v1, whole genome shotgun sequence, one genomic interval encodes:
- the LOC136449807 gene encoding probable peptide/nitrate transporter At3g43790, producing the protein MGGGNGGTTPLGEPLLAKKARAYRPRCPGCRIDRLNAEREGVFPLKDLFLIWLVTITCTLPIQSLFPFLYFMIRDLNIAKQTQDIGFYAGFVGASYMCGRALSSTVWGIVADKYGRKPVIVLTLVAIVIFNTLFGLSLNYWMAIITRCLLGVMCGYLGPIKAYATEVCRKEYNHLALAVVSSSRGIGLIIGPAIGGYLAQPADKYPSIFSQTSIFGRFPYFLPCLCISILAVIALIACIWFPETLHKHNEDTVDNSVETVEESLAGTDTEENGGGGCLKLFTNWPLMSSITLYCIFSLQDVAYAETFSLWAVSDRSYGGLSFTTTDVGNVLAMSGLFLFLYQMLIYPLLAKTVDHITLVRAVAILTLPLLASYPFFPSLKGFVLMLVVNCASFLKNTFSVTTITVFNILMNEAVTQDVRAAANGIAVTLMSISKAVAPAVAGIIFSWAQRRQIASFLPGNHLVFFILNIFTLTGLIFTFRPFFVRGSAKH; encoded by the exons ATGGGCGGCGGCAACGGTGGAACCACCCCGCTGGGGGAGCCGCTGCTGGCGAAGAAGGCGAGGGCGTACCGGCCAAGGTGCCCTGGCTGCCGGATCGACCGCCTGAACGCGGAGCGGGAGGGGGTGTTCCCTCTCAAGGACCTCTTCCTCATCTGGCTCGTCACCATCACCTGCA CCCTGCCGATCCAGTCTCTGTTTCCCTTCTTGTATTTTATG ATAAGGGATCTGAATATTGCTAAACAAACACAAGACATTGGATTTTATGCTGGTTTTGTTG GCGCTTCATATATGTGTGGGAGAGCACTCTCCTCAACAGTATGGGGAATCGTGGCTGATAAGTATGGAAGGAAACCGGTTATCGTACTGACCCTTGTTGCAAT AGTTATCTTCAATACTCTCTTTGGACTAAGCTTAAACTATTGGATGGCAATAATCACACGATGCCTGCTTGGGGTCATGTGTGGTTATCTCGGGCCAATTAAG GCTTATGCTACAGAAGTGTGCCGAAAAGAATACAATCATCTGGCTTTGGCAGTT GTTTCTTCCTCACGAGGCATTGGTCTCATTATTGGACCAGCTATTGGTGGTTATCTTGCACAG CCTGCAGATAAATATCCAAGCATATTCTCTCAGACGTCCATATTTGGGAG GTTTCCATATTTTCTTCCCTGCCTGTGTATATCGATCCTTGCAGTTATTGCTCTAATTGCCTGCATCTGGTTTCCG GAAACTTTGCATAAACACAATGAGGATACCGTTGATAATTCAGTTGAAACTGTAGAAGAATCTCTTGCTGGTACAGACactgaagaaaatggaggtggtGGATGTCTAAAATTATTTACAAACTGGCCGTTGATGTCATCTATTACTTTATATTGTATCTTCTCTCTTCAGGATGTGGCTTATGCAGAG ACGTTCTCTCTTTGGGCTGTCAGTGACAGATCGTATGGTGGATTAAGCTTTACTACCACAGATGTGGGCAATGTCCTTGCAATGTCAG GTCTCTTCCTTTTTCTATATCAAATGTTGATTTATCCATTGCTTGCAAAAACTGTGGACCACATCACATTAGTTCGTGCAGTGGCG ATATTGACTCTACCACTTCTTGCTAGCTATCCATTCTTTCCTTCATTGAAAGGGTTCGTGCTTATGTTGGTAGTAAATTGTGCATCTTTTCTGAAGAATACTTTCTCG GTAACTACCATTACCGTGTTCAACATTTTGATGAATGAAGCTGTG ACTCAGGATGTAAGAGCTGCAGCCAATGGGATAGCTGTAACACTAATGTCCATCTCTAAAGCTGTTGCTCCAGCTGTTGCAGGAATTAT ATTTTCATGGGCCCAGAGGCGTCAAATAGCTTCATTTCTTCCAG GCAACCACTTGGTGTTCTTCATACTGAACATCTTCACGCTCACCGGTCTCATCTTCACCTTCAGACCGTTTTTTGTTCGAGGCAGCGCGAAGCACTGA